From one Dermatophagoides farinae isolate YC_2012a chromosome 5, ASM2471394v1, whole genome shotgun sequence genomic stretch:
- the LOC124498817 gene encoding cathepsin B-like → MIKYNSIQIILILAILTETIAANVTDVSINQIEDFLSDKFIDLLNQLNSTWKAGRNFDPKVTAKNLKCLQGSIEETMEEYQPKIRNRRQSIINEYLPDFFDARQKWPLCRTISLIPNQGQYCSSCWAVGVVQAINDRICIGSNQKINVEISAQDLLTCCKECTNNGEGCQGGFPSRGWRYWVTNGLVTGGQHGDTSTCQPMTIPPMNLATFIPYLQEPYIIPTPVCQQQCVNGKNYFKDKYYGLHYYRVSSDEQSIRREIFHHGPVEAHYRVYADFHHYKTGVYQHLLGTESVGHSIKIIGWGIENGIPYWLCANSWTPLWGGMGGFFKILRGQNHCGIESQVYGGWPRL, encoded by the exons atgattaaatacaattcaattcaaatcatattGATATTGGCTATTTTAACAGAGACAATTGCAGCCAATGTAACAGATGtttcgatcaatcaaattgaagattttttatcggataaatttattgatcttttgaatcaattgaattccaCATGGAaa gCTGGACGTAATTTTGATCCCAAAGTGACAGCAAAGAATCTTAAATGTTTGCAAGGTTCAATTGAAGAAACAATGGAAGAATATCAACCGAAAATACGTAATCGACGACAATCtattattaatgaatatcttccagatttttttgatgctCGTCAAAAATGGCCACTATGCCGTACAATATCATTGATACCGAATCAAGGACAATATTGTAGTTCATGTTGGGCTGTAGGTGTCGTACAAGCAATTAATGATCGTATATGTATTggttcaaatcaaaaaattaatgtaGAAATTTCAGCTCAAGATTTGCTCACATGTTGTAAAGAATGTACAAATAATGGTGAAGGTTGTCAAGGTGGTTTTCCAAGCCGTGGTTGGAGATATTGGGTTACAAATGGTTTAGTTACCGGTGGTCAACATGGTGATACTAGTACATGTCAACCAATGACTATTCCACCAATGAATTTGGCCACATTCATACCGTATCTTCAAGAGCCATATATAATTCCAACACCTgtttgtcaacaacaatgtgtgaatggaaaaaattattttaaagaTAAATATTATGgtcttcattattatagaGTATCAAGCGATGAACAATCAATACGACGagaaatatttcatcatggACCTGTTGAAGCACATTATCGTGTTTATGcagattttcatcattataaaactGGTGTTTATCAACATCTATTAGGAACAGAATCGGTTGGACATAgtataaaaattattggtTGGGGTATAGAGAATGGTATACCATATTGGCTATGTGCAAATTCATGGACACCATTATGGGGTGGTATGGGtggatttttcaaaatactACGTGGACAAAATCATTGCGGTATTGAGAGTCAAGTGTATGGTGGTTGGCCAAGATTATGA
- the LOC124498820 gene encoding cathepsin B-like — protein MFFKFGIIFAIATVALARPEPEHVDFLSDEYIEHLNSLKTTWKAGRNFDRDTPMEQIRGLMGARLEIPAEMASRIPVVKHDHISDENIPENFDARKQWPNCKSIQQIRDQGSCGSCWAFGAVEAISDRICIASGQKTQVEISAEDLLTCCKSCGYGCRGGYPPMAWDYWVQSGLVSGGLYHDKNTCRPYTIEPCEHHVEHGSRPKCTGFVNTPACVRQCQSGYNGTYEQDRHYGQSAYHVHHDVQDIQKEIMTNGPVEATFLVYADFLSYKSGIYQRQTNSMVSGHAIKILGWGVENGTPYWLCANSWNTDWGEAGYFRVLRGRNEVSIESQIYAGLAK, from the exons atgtttttcaaatttggCATTATTTTTGCCATTGCTACCGTTGCATTGGCCCGTCCAGAACCTGAAcatgttgattttttatccGACGAATACATTGAACATTTGAATAGCTTGAAAACTACATGGAAG GCTGGTCGAAACTTTGACCGCGATACACCAATGGAACAAATTCGTGGCTTGATGGGTGCTCGTTTGGAAATTCCAGCTGAAATGGCATCTCGTATTCCCGTTGTTAAACATGATCATATcagtgatgaaaatattccagaaaattttgatgcCCGAAAACAATGGCCAAACTGTAAATCAATTCAACAGATCCGTGATCAAGGATCATGTGGTTCATGCTGGGCTTTCGGTGCCGTTGAAGCTATTTCTGATCGTATCTGTATTGCATCTGGACAAAAAACTCAAGTAGAAATTTCGGCTGAAGATTTATTGACTTGTTGTAAAAGCTGCGGTTACGGTTGTCGAGGTGGTTATCCACCAATGGCCTGGGATTATTGGGTCCAAAGCGGTCTTGTTAGCGGTGGCTTATATCATGACAAAAATACTTGCCGACCATATACAATTGAACCATGTGAACATCATGTTGAACATGGTTCTCGGCCTAAATGCACTGGTTTTGTAAATACACCAGCATGTGTTCGCCAATGTCAATCTGGTTACAATGGTACATATGAACAAGATCGCCACTATGGTCAATCAGCTTATCATGTACATCATGATGTTCAAGATattcaaaaagaaataatGACCAACGGTCCAGTTGAAGCTACATTTTTAGTTTATGCTGATTTCCTTTCATACAAAAGTGGTATCTATCAACGACAAACTAATTCGATGGTCAGTGGTCATGCTATCAAAATTCTTGGTTGGGGTGTTGAAAATGGTACACCATATTGGTTGTGTGCTAATTCCTGGAATACTGATTGGGGTGAAGCTGGTTATTTCCGTGTATTACGTGGCCGTAACGAAGTGAGCATCGAATCACAGATCTATGCAGGTTTGGctaaataa